From Onychostoma macrolepis isolate SWU-2019 chromosome 19, ASM1243209v1, whole genome shotgun sequence, a single genomic window includes:
- the sh3bp5lb gene encoding SH3 domain-binding protein 5-like — translation MEPGRQRENPPGSGEPESGEWREESAAVETEERDDTLKNRSGDGGNEEITSKTENTVVAEKDKAEFDEDEEQYEEELDPRIQEELEHLNQASDEINRLELQLDEARSSYRRILTDSARKLNAQGSQLGACIEKARPYYEARRLAKEAQQETQKAALRYERAVSMHTAAREMVYVAEQGLLADRNTLDPTWQEMLNHATAKVNEAEEERLRSEREHQRVTQLCQEAEARVQTLQKALKRVIIKSKPYFELKAQFNHILEEHKSKVVQLEERVAKVKTRYSVALRNLEQISEQIHAQRGRIRAARKRNRARGGRSSPVGAESEGVIQAGAYGGVVANPLMDNDWADQEKTRQWVEKHREAGWGQRERAEKAGSDSMSVISLQTIASDLEKFDSVEHLGNMSDVGSIIGEEKEAESERGFRVDDRIVEREVANLSRQDAEKGASGTDRQQRDRERESFVKQHHRSVSL, via the exons ATGGAACCGGGGCGTCAGCGTGAGAACCCCCCCGGATCCGGGGAGCCTGAGTCAGGGGAGTGGAGAGAGGAGAGCGCCGCGGTGGAGACCGAGGAGAGGGACGACACCCTGAAAAACAGAAGCGGGGATGGAGGAAACGAGGAAATTACGAGCAAAACCGAGAACACTGTGGTGGCGGAGAAAGATAAGGCTGAGTTTGATGAAGATGAGGAGCAATATGAGGAAGAGCTGGACCCCAGGATTCAG GAGGAGCTGGAACACTTGAATCAGGCCAGTGATGAGATCAACAGACTGGAACTACAGCTGGAT GAAGCGAGATCCAGCTACAGGAGGATCCTTACAGACTCGGCACGCAAACTCAACGCTCAGGGCTCTCAGCTGGGAGCCTGCATTGAGAAAGCCAGACCTTACTACGAAGCCCGTAGACTCGctaaagag GCTCAACAGGAGACCCAGAAGGCAGCGCTGAGGTACGAGAGGGCTGTCTCCATGCACACGGCTGCCAGAGAGATGGTTTATGTGGCTGAGCAAGGTTTATTGGCTGACAGGAACACATTGGACCCTACCTGGCAAGAGATGCTAAACCACGCCACAGCCAAG GTGAACGAGGCAGAAGAGGAGCGTTTGAGGAGCGAGAGGGAGCACCAGCGTGTCACTCAGCTTTGTCAGGAAGCAGAAGCGCGTGTGCAGACTTTGCAGAAGGCTCTTAAGAGGGTCATTATCAAGTCCAAGCCTTATTTTGAGCTCAAGGCTCAGTTCAACCACATCTTAGAG GAGCACAAGTCCAAAGTCGTCCAGCTGGAGGAACGGGTGGCAAAGGTGAAGACCCGATATTCTGTCGCACTCCGCAACCTTGAGCAAATCAGCGAGCAGATCCATGCGCAAAGAGGGCGCATTCGTGCCGCCAGAAAGCGCAACAGAGCCCGTGGGGGGCGGAGCTCTCCGGTGGGGGCAGAGTCTGAGGGTGTAATCCAGGCAGGGGCATATGGAGGGGTGGTGGCCAATCCTTTAATGGATAATGACTGGGCCGATCAAGAGAAAACCAGGCAGTGGGTGGAGAAACACAGGGAGGCGGGATGGGGCCAGAGAGAGAGGGCGGAGAAGGCAGGGTCAGACTCCATGTCAGTCATCAGCCTGCAAACCATAGCCTCCGACCTGGAGAAGTTCGATTCTGTGGAGCACTTGGGCAATATGAGTGACGTCGGAAGTATAATAGGTGAGGAGAAAGAGGCGGAGAGTGAGAGAGGATTTAGGGTCGATGATCGAATAGTAGAGAGAGAGGTGGCGAACCTCTCGAGACAGGATGCAGAGAAAGGTGCCTCAGGGACGGACAGACAGCAGAGAGATAGAGAGCGAGAGAGCTTTGTGAAGCAGCACCACAGAAGTGTTAGTTTGTGA
- the gtf2h4 gene encoding general transcription factor IIH subunit 4, which yields MKLRVQLQCKNLHEYLKELSPEILDRLYNHPATCLAVYRELPSLAKNYVMRMLFLDHPLPQAAVALWVKKDSQKDHDQCVSVLTGLRLWHSQHLQGGLQGFVLNPVFKDNLRIALLGGGKSWADEGSNLGPDRHARDVDSLDRYAMERWEVILHFMVGSPSAAVSQDLAQLLIQAGLMKSEVGEAPCITSAGFQFLLLDTASQLWYFTLQYLKTAQSRGMDLVEILSFLFQLSFSTLGRDYSVEGMSESLLTFLQHLREFGLVFQRKRKSRRYYPTRLAITLAAGVTLNPASGSASSALGATPGTGDTGFIIVETNYRVYAYTNSELQIALVALFSEMLYRFPNLVVAQVTRESVQQAIANGITAQQIIHFLRTRAHPVMLKQTPTLPPTITDQIRLWELEKDRLQFTEGVLYNQFLSQADFEVLRDRAQGLGVLVWQNPAHRVMVVTPHGHSEVKRFWKRQKSHT from the exons ATGAAGCTTCGAGTCCAGCTGCAGTGCAAGAACTTGCATGAGTATCTAAAGGAATTGAGTCCAGAGATCCTCGACAGGCTCTACAATCACCCAGCAACATGCCTGGCAGTCTACAG GGAACTTCCATCACTGGCAAAGAATTATGTGATGCGGATGCTGTTTTTAGACCATCCACTCCCACAAGCTGCAGTCGCGCTGTGGGTTAAAAAAGACAGTCAAAA AGACCACGATCAGTGTGTGTCAGTGTTAACTGGCCTACGGCTCTGGCACAGTCAGCACCTTCAAGGTGGACTCCAAGGCTTTGTGCTCAACCCAGTGTTTAAAGACAACCTGAGAATAGCACTTCTAGGCGG CGGTAAATCATGGGCAGATGAAGGCAGCAACCTGGGTCCTGATCGTCACGCGAGGGATGTCGATAGTCTCGACCGCTATGCTATGGAGCGTTGGGAGGTCATCCTTCACTTCATGGTGGGCTCTCCCAGCGCAGCCGTCAGCCAGGATCTGGCCCAGCTCCTCATACAGGCCGGGCTCATGAAGAG CGAGGTTGGCGAGGCTCCTTGTATCACATCAGCAGGGTTTCAGTTCCTGCTGCTGGACACAGCGTCTCAGCTGTGGTACTTCACCCTGCAGTACCTCAAAACAGCGCAG TCAAGAGGAATGGACCTGGTGGAGATTCTTTCCTTTTTGTTCCAACTGAGTTTTTCCACTCTTGGTAGG GATTATTCTGTGGAGGGCATGAGTGAGTCTCTGCTCACATTTTTGCAGCATTTACGAGAGTTTGGTCTGGTTTTCCAAAGAAAG AGGAAGTCAAGGAGGTACTACCCTACCAGGCTGGCCATAACTCTAGCTGCAGGGGTCACATTAAACCCTGCCTCTGGATCTGCCTCTTCTGCACTCGGAGCCACACCAGGAACAGGAGACACAGGCTTCATCATTGTAGAAACAAATTACCGTGTATATGCCTACACAA ACTCTGAACTCCAGATTGCACTAGTAGCTCTATTTAGCGAGATGCTGTATCGCTTTCCAAACCTGGTGGTTGCTCAGGTAACCAGAGAGTCGGTGCAGCAGGCCATCGCTAACGGCATAACTGCACAGCAG ATCATTCACTTCTTAAGGACCCGAGCACACCCAGTAATGCTTAAACAG ACCCCCACCCTTCCCCCAACCATCACAGATCAGATCAGGCTGTGGGAGCTCGAGAAAGATCGCTTACAGTTCACTGAgg GAGTCTTATACAACCAGTTTTTATCCCAGGCTGATTTTGAAGTGTTGCGGGACAGGGCTCag GGTTTAGGTGTGCTGGTTTGGCAGAACCCCGCTCACAGGGTCATGGTGGTGACGCCACATGGACACAGCGAGGTTAAGAGATTCTGGAAGAGACAAAAGAGCCATACAtaa
- the polr1h gene encoding DNA-directed RNA polymerase I subunit RPA12, with protein MSCFSGDLNFCPECGNILPVPGRENTITCPRCSFKIPVREFTGQVIKSSVVFNPLDQSSCIVESEEDAELKGPVIDRRCSRCNKEGMVYHTRQMRSADEGQTVFFTCIHCRFQEKEDS; from the exons ATGTCATGTTTTAGTGGTGATCTCAACTTTTGCCCGGAATGTGGGAATATTCTTCCAGTGCCTGGCAGGGAAAATACTATTACCTGCCCACGGTGCTCTTTCAAAATCCCTGTTCGAG AATTCACAGGTCAAGTTATTAAGTCTTCGGTGGTGTTTAATCCTCTGGATCAGAGCTCCTGCATTGTTGAGAGCGAAGAAGATGCTGAATTGAAGGGGCCAGtg ATTGACAGGAGATGTTCCCGCTGTAATAAAGAAGGAATGGTTTATCACACGAGACAGATGAGATCTGCAGATGAAGGACAGACAGTCTTCTTCACATGCATACACTGCAG GTTCCAAGAAAAGGAAGATTCATGA